In Erigeron canadensis isolate Cc75 chromosome 8, C_canadensis_v1, whole genome shotgun sequence, the DNA window ATGATGCTTGGAAGGTTGTACTATTAAAACTTGTACATAAGATacttgtattatataatttggtttttagtatgattataatataatataatatatatatacaaaacgaAGCACATCTCAAGGAACCTCACATGTACAATTACTTTTTTGACCAGACGCTATCCGAGATCTTGAGCACATAAAATTGAGTCCTTGATGGAATGCTGGTCCATTATGGACAGAATTGACCGATCATTAAAAGTCATGGTTCTAAAGAAAACCACCACCTTTTACGTATATATCATCTAAATTACGttgaaaattattaaaaaaatatatatataatctaataggTCCCCCCAACTTTATTTATTAGCTCAAGTGGGTGTATTACCATGTGGAAAAATTGTCATGCAATACATAATGTACGTATAGTATGTTAGTGAAATGTGTGATGATGCTACTATAAATATGAGGTGATTATACCCTGACTAGTAACTCATTCTCCCTACATTTCAATTCATAAATTTACTTCCATAATAGTTTCTTTCAAATAACATTTTCTTTCAATCACATTTTCTTTCAATAACATCATATTTCAAAATGGAAGTTACACCCACAACTCCCAAACTCGACTTGCCTTTACAAACGAGGATTTCACTAGCTGTTATAGGCATGTATATCGACTTCACACAGAAAAAAAACGGCACAGTTCGCCGACGGATCGCTAATATATTTCCCCCCAGGGACCCCGCACCCGTAGATGATACTATCAACTCATACGACGTCGTCGTGAATCCAACTTCCAACATTTGGTTCCGTGTATATATTCCTAAAGGGCACAAAATTGAAGATCTGCCGCTTTTTGCATATTTTCACGGAGGTGGATATTCCCTCCTTTCCGCTGATGTGAAGATGTATGATGATTTATGCACAGATTTGGCTGTAAAATTTCCTTGTGTTGTCGTTTCTGCTGATTATCGTCTTGCCCCTGAGAAAAAATATCCTACACAATATCAGGATGGAATCGAAGTGCTGAAATTTCTTGACAATCCAGAGAACCTTGCAAAATGTGGTCTTGAAAATGCGAATATTTCTCGTTGCTTTATTGCTGGAGATAGTTCAGGTGGAAACCTAGCTCATTCTGTTAATCTAAGCGCTTGCTTAACCAAGTTCGAACAActcaaggtatatatatataacatcaactTTAAACTTTATAGTTTTGCTAGcgattttatatgtatttcaataGAAATGACaattaacataatgtgtttACTATTTGAAGGTTGTCGGTTTGGTGACGATTCAAC includes these proteins:
- the LOC122579237 gene encoding probable carboxylesterase 18, which encodes MEVTPTTPKLDLPLQTRISLAVIGMYIDFTQKKNGTVRRRIANIFPPRDPAPVDDTINSYDVVVNPTSNIWFRVYIPKGHKIEDLPLFAYFHGGGYSLLSADVKMYDDLCTDLAVKFPCVVVSADYRLAPEKKYPTQYQDGIEVLKFLDNPENLAKCGLENANISRCFIAGDSSGGNLAHSVNLSACLTKFEQLKVVGLVTIQPFFGGEERTKSEIELDFKVPFLNTQRTDLFWKALMPEGEEYNRDHPSINVSGPRAVDITKLDYPETMLVVGGFDVLKDWQIKYYEWLQESGKKVHLVNYPNMFHDFCSFPELPEYEQLIIEMREFVYKLFNKSKKGMTTNA